One region of Miscanthus floridulus cultivar M001 chromosome 19, ASM1932011v1, whole genome shotgun sequence genomic DNA includes:
- the LOC136528877 gene encoding F-box/kelch-repeat protein SKIP25-like: MAAPAAAKRPYSQVPAAAAAEPNKWHRTAAAAAAPALMDAKPEPEPEQQDQPLLPGLPDHLAHLCLAPLPPRLMHAVCRPWRRLLYSPSFPPFLSLYAVLDDASTGPASGTGGLSFAAYDAVAGRWDDLPAPPMPSSPPRLWHPSFLSRRLPLQSVAAGGRLVLVAGSTQSLAPALPRPVVFDPGARAWRLGPRFPFAPRRWCAAGAARGRVFLAGGVGAGYDASDARSGATWDPASATAAAGWEPIRPMRDARFSRDAAEAVCAAGKVCMVSLRGRGAKEGAVFDLRAATWEDMPPGMLAGWKGPAAAVDETTIFVVDEERGALSEYDWAGDRWRTVVESERFKGAAEMAAGGGRVCVAAQGGEKVVVVDVAPCRPSPQPPSRRWGAPAAAPRPRVWEVAAPPGKRVVSLHVLPRMARAE; this comes from the coding sequence ATGGCTGCGCCCGCCGCGGCCAAGCGCCCATACTCGCAggtacccgccgccgccgcagctgagCCCAACAAGTGGCACCgcacggccgcggccgccgcggcaCCGGCGCTCATGGACGcgaagccggagccggagccggagcagcAGGACCAGCCCCTGCTCCCGGGCCTGCCGGACCACCTCGCCCACCTCTGCCTGGCCCCTCTCCCGCCGCGGCTCATGCACGCAGTCTGCCGCCCTTGGCGCCGCCTCCTCTACTCGCCCTCGTTCCCGCCGTTCCTCTCGCTCTACGCGGTCCTCGACGACGCCTCCACCGGCCCCGCCTCCGGCACCGGCGGCCTCTCGTTCGCGGCCTACGACGCCGTGGCGGGGCGGTGGGACGACCTGCCGGCGCCACCGATGCCGTCTTCGCCGCCGAGGCTATGGCACCCGTCCTTCCTCTCGCGCCGGCTCCCGCTCCAGTCCGTGGCCGCAGGTGGCCGGCTCGTCCTCGTGGCGGGGTCCACGCAGTCGCTGGCCCCGGCGCTGCCCCGCCCTGTCGTCTTCGACCCGGGCGCGCGCGCGTGGCGGCTCGGCCCGCGGTTCCCGTTCGCGCCGCGCCGGTGGTGCGCGGCGGGCGCGGCCCGCGGGCGCGTGTTCTTGGCCGGCGGCGTCGGCGCCGGGTACGACGCCAGCGACGCCCGCTCCGGCGCCACGTGGGACCCTGCGTCCGCGACGGCAGCGGCGGGATGGGAGCCGATCCGGCCCATGCGGGACGCGCGGTTCAGCCGCGACGCCGCGGAGGCCGTCTGCGCTGCGGGGAAGGTGTGCATGGTCAGCCTCCGTGGCCGCGGCGCCAAGGAAGGCGCGGTGTTCGACCTGCGCGCCGCAACGTGGGAGGACATGCCGCCCGGGATGCTCGCGGGATGGAAGGGCCCAGCGGCAGCTGTGGACGAGACGACGATCTTCGTCGTGGACGAGGAGCGCGGGGCGCTGAGCGAGTATGACTGGGCCGGGGACCGGTGGCGGACGGTGGTGGAGTCGGAGCGGTTCAAGGGCGCCGCGGAGATGGCGGCGGGCGGGGGCCGCGTGTGCGTGGCGGCCCAGGGCGGCGAGAAGGTGGTCGTGGTCGACGTGGCGCCATGCCGGCCTTCGCCGCAGCCGCCCTCACGGCGGTGGGGTGCCCCCGCCGCGGCGCCCCGGCCCCGAGTGTGGGAGGTGGCGGCGCCGCCCGGGAAGCGGGTTGTGTCGCTGCACGTGCTGCCGCGGATGGCGCGCGCGGAGTAG
- the LOC136528322 gene encoding cyclin-A2-1-like, which yields MAARKENPELIACQAPNGRITRAQAAANHRSFGALPSVPLPTKTERKQTSQGKTKRGSSYDNTSASTAFSGPQPKRRTVLRDVTNLRNANSNKTFAAAPKLQTRPSLRTGRAVSKGKQCTKRIPKIPPQAGNGSSFANDSSIAEETQEEKLLAQREEPILLLENRGSLSLQNVERNRDSACHETFFKERNVRDICEPSVSKNGDSSVLDIVDIDKDNGNPQMCASYVVEIYSNLMASELMRRPSPNYMEGLQRDITKGMRGILIDWLVEVSEEYKLVPDTLYLTVYLIDRFLSRNYIERQRLQLLGITSMLVASKYEEICAPRVEEFCFITDNTYTKAEVLKMECQVLNDLGFHLSVPTTKTFLRRFLRAAQASRKTPSMTLGFLANYLAELTLTDYDFLKFLPSLLAASAVFLARWTLDQSDQPWNQTLEHYTSYKCSDIQLCVCALRELQHNASNCPLNAIREKYKHQKFDCVANLTSPELPRSLFS from the exons ATGGCTGCACGAAAAGAAAACCCTGAGCTTATTGCTTGTCAAGCACCCAATGGCCGAATCACACGAGCTCAAGCCGCTGCAAATCATCGAAGCTTTGGAGCTCTCCCTTCTGTTCCACTGCCTACAAAAACTGAACGAAAACAGACTTCACAAGGGAAGACGAAAAGGGGATCTTCATATGACAACACTAGTGCAAGTACTGCATTTTCAGGCCCCCAGCCTAAGAGGCGCACAGTACTCAGGGATGTGACCAATTTGCGTAATGCTAACTCTAACAAAACTTTTGCTGCTGCACCAAAGCTTCAG ACAAGGCCCTCTCTAAGGACTGGAAGAGCCGTGAGCAAAGGCAAGCAGTGCACAAAAAGGATTCCTAAAATACCGCCACAAGCTGGTAATGGAAGTTCATTCGCTAATGATTCGAGCATTGCTGAAGAAACACAAGAGGAGAAACTTTTGGCACAGAGAGAAGAACCTATTCTTTTGCTTGAGAACAGGGGCTCACTGTCATTGCAGAATGTTGAAAGGAACAGGGACAGTGCTTGTCATGAGACATTCTTTAAGGAAAGAAATGTCAGGGATATATGTGAACCTTCTGTGTCAAAGAATG GGGACTCTTCTGTGTTAGACATTGTAGATATCGACAAAGATAATGGCAATCCTCAAATGTGTGCTTCCTACGTTGTAGAGATATACTCGAACCTAATGGCTTCAGAG CTTATGAGAAGACCCAGTCCGAATTACATGGAGGGTTTGCAACGGGACATCACTAAGGGCATGAGAGGAATACTCATTGATTGGCTTGTGGAG GTTTCTGAAGAATACAAGCTTGTTCCAGACACGCTGTACCTAACTGTATATCTTATTGACCGGTTTCTTTCTCGGAACTACATTGAAAGACAGAGACTACAACTTTTGGGAATAACAAGCATGCTTGTTGCCTC GAAATATGAAGAGATATGTGCTCCTCGAGTTGAAGAATTCTGTTTCATAACCGACAATACATACACAAAGGCAGAG GTGCTGAAAATGGAATGCCAAGTGCTGAATGACCTGGGATTTCATCTTTCTGTTCCAACAACAAAAACATTTCTCAG gAGATTCCTTAGAGCGGCACAAGCATCTCGTAAA ACTCCTTCTATGACTTTGGGATTTCTGGCCAATTATCTTGCGGAGTTGACTTTGACCGATTATGATTTCTTGAAATTTCTTCCATCATTGCTGGCAGCATCGGCTGTGTTTCTTGCTAGATGGACACTTGACCAATCCGACCAACCATGG AACCAAACTCTAGAGCACTACACCTCTTACAAATGCTCTGACATTCAATTATGTGTCTGTGCTCTACGGGAACTCCAGCATAACGCCAGTAACTGCCCTCTTAATGCCATCCGTGAGAAGTACAAACATCAAAAG TTTGATTGCGTAGCAAACCTAACTTCACCAGAGCTCCCTCGGTCGCTCTTCAGCTGA